A stretch of Cicer arietinum cultivar CDC Frontier isolate Library 1 chromosome 5, Cicar.CDCFrontier_v2.0, whole genome shotgun sequence DNA encodes these proteins:
- the LOC101496289 gene encoding probable pectinesterase/pectinesterase inhibitor 7, with translation MAFKHKIIAFLLSMLLFVSLANGVPLENICDYTIDPIYCKTVFVNQNGNIYDFGRISIRKSISQSRKFINSINSYLQSSSSLSQSTVRALEDCRFLADLSFEYLSNTYTTTNQSSNVLPISQAEDFETFLSAVLTNQQTCLDGLNTISSDQRVKNDLSSSLSDDIKLHSVTLALFKKGWVPEKKIRTSWPQNGRHLNFKNGRLPLKMSNRARAIYDSAKHHGRKLLQTTTDEDSVVVSDVVVVSQDGSGNFTTINDAIAAAPNNTVASDGYFFIFITEGVYQEYVSIDKKKKYLMLVGEGINRTIITGNHNVNDGFTTFNSATFAVVGQGFVAVNITFRNTAGPGKHQAVALRSGADMSTFYSCSFEGYQDTLYTHSLRQFYRECDIYGTVDFIFGNAAVVLQNCNIYPRLPLTGQFNTITAQGRTDPNQNTGTSIQNATIKAADDLAPKVGTVQTYLGRPWKEYSRTIFMQSFMDSFINPAGWHDWNGSFALSTLYYAEYNNRGSGSSTVNRVTWPGYHVINATDAANFTVSNFLSGDDWIPPTGVPYLSGLI, from the exons ATGGCTTTCAAACACAAAATCATTGCTTTTCTTCTTTCCATGTTGTTATTTGTATCATTAGCAAATGGTGTTCCACTAGAAAACATTTGCGATTATACCATAGATCCTATTTATTGTAAAACCGTATTTGTTAATCAAAATGGAAATATCTATGACTTTGGTCGTATTTCTATTCGAAAATCTATATCTCAATCTCGTAAGTTCATTAACTCAATAAACTCATATCTTCAAAGTAGTTCATCTTTGTCTCAGTCCACAGTTCGTGCTCTCGAAGATTGTCGATTTCTTGCTGACTTAAGTTTTGAATATTTATCAAACACTTATACCACAACAAATCAATCTAGTAATGTTCTTCCAATTTCTCAAGCTGAAGATTTTGAAACTTTCCTAAGTGCTGTTTTGACTAACCAACAAACATGTTTGGACGGTCTAAACACTATAAGTTCTGATCAAAGAGTGAAGAATGATTTATCATCATCTCTCTCTGATGATATAAAGCTTCATAGTGTAACTCTAGCCTTGTTCAAAAAAGGTTGGGTTCCCgagaaaaaaataagaacatCATGGCCACAAAATGGTAGacatttgaatttcaaaaatgGACGTTTACCATTGAAAATGTCAAATAGAGCACGTGCTATTTATGATTCAGCTAAACACCATGGAAGAAAACTACTTCAAACTACCACTGATGAAGATAGTGTTGTGGTGAGTGATGTTGTGGTTGTTAGTCAAGATGGAAGTGGAAACTTTACAACTATCAATGATGCAATAGCTGCTGCACCGAATAACACCGTTGCCAGTGATGGATACTTCTTCATTTTTATCACTGAAggtgtgtatcaagaatatgtATCTatagacaaaaagaaaaaatacttgATGCTTGTGGGAGAAGGAATCAATCGAACAATTATCACAGGAAATCACAACGTTAACGATGGTTTCACAACATTCAACTCAGCCACATTTG CGGTGGTTGGTCAAGGTTTTGTGGCAGTTAACATAACATTTCGCAATACAGCCGGACCAGGAAAACACCAAGCAGTTGCATTGAGAAGTGGAGCAGATATGTCCACTTTCTATAGTTGTAGCTTTGAAGGATATCAAGACACATTGTATACACATTCTTTAAGACAATTTTATAGAGAATGTGATATTTATGGAACAGTTGACTTCATATTTGGAAATGCAGCAGTTGTTTTACAAAATTGTAACATTTATCCCCGCCTTCCTCTCACTGGACAATTCAACACCATCACAGCTCAAGGTCGAACTGACCCAAATCAAAACACTGGAACTTCTATACAGAATGCAACTATTAAAGCAGCTGACGATTTAGCTCCTAAAGTTGGAACTGTTCAAACATACCTAGGGAGACCATGGAAGGAATACTCAAGGACAATTTTCATGCAATCTTTCATGGATAGTTTCATAAATCCTGCTGGATGGCATGATTGGAATGGTTCTTTTGCGTTGAGCACTTTGTACTATGCAGAATATAATAACAGAGGATCAGGTTCAAGCACTGTGAATCGAGTGACGTGGCCTGGTTATCACGTTATTAATGCTACTGATGCTGCCAATTTCACTGTGTCTAACTTCTTGAGTGGGGATGATTGGATTCCTCCAACTGGTGTCCCATATTTGAGTGGATTGATTTAG
- the LOC140920475 gene encoding uncharacterized protein — protein MQHLFKLIEDAKYVCWNRKREDSDVMRDIFWAHPDSVKLLNLFPIVLIMDSTYKTNKYRMPLLEIVGMTSTEKTFVVGFAYLECEREENFCWALERLKDLFVTQNKFPQVIVTDRDLALMNAVGIVFPHAVNLLCRFHIEKNVGAKCKQYVLKDRQESILNMWKDIMYCSNEKEYMMRLHMFEQSCVDTKVFVDYVKETWLTPHKERFVEAWTNKVMHLGNTTTNRVESAHWKLKLMLENSMGDLCKCWEAMNNMIRLQHKRIRASFQKSFYDEEHEHRNPFYQRLNTFVSTEAQRRIAEEYDKVEWVGTDKSICGCSLRRTYGLPCACELGQYKLMGEPIPLDSVHIQWRKLSMECELTQDTEDGSELDMSTEMNALWKRFRSLDVIGKRVLKSKVRELAFPSTSSICPPPEKVKTKGRVKKSKGMKPDGYDVYRDPSYFEHVNATYGEDIGSQPSQSKKRQASQSKKHPSQSSHSSKNLLLTQFPDIIQPYIDGIFDVAADGNCGFRAIALLLGFGEECWSLVRKRLDQEIVSHVTPYDRLFTGRIIEVRDSLMISGIGVQPMDKWLSIPDMGYVIATSYNIILITFGLTFSMTFFPMRGSHSGSTKNDRICCIGFVNGNHWVPLKMKDGFPMPDIAPGWKQYRTNEATSWAISYTGRLQHWGYLLGRLSRVTQNPPTEPVDAMSLDEP, from the exons atgcaacatttattcaagttaattgaagatgcaaaatatgtgtgctggaatagaaagcgtgaagactccgatgttatgagagatattttttgggcgcatccagattcagtgaagttgttgaatttgtttccgattgtgttgattatggacagtacctacaaaaccaataaatacagaatgccattacttgaaattgttggtatgacatcaacagagaaaacatttgtagttgggtttgcttatttggaatgtgagagggaagaaaacttttgttgggcattagagagactaaaagatttgtttgttacacaaaataaattccctCAAGTAATTGTGACAGACAGAGATCTTGCGTTAATGAATGCAGTTGGCATTGTGTTTCCACATGCTGTTAATTTACTTTGTCGATTTCATatcgaaaaaaatgttggagcaaaatgcaagcaatatgtcttaaaggatagacaagagtcaatattgaatatgtggaaagaCATTATGTATTGTAGTAATGAAAAAGAGTATATGATGCGCTTGCATATGTTTGAACAATCATGTGTTGATACTaaagtgtttgttgattatgtcaaagaaacttggttgactccacataaggaaagatttgttgaagcatggacaaataaagtgatgcatttggggaacacaacgactaacag ggTTGAGTCAGCTCACtggaaactgaagttaatgttagaaaatagcatgggtgatttgtgtaaatgttgggaggctatgaacaacatgataaggttacaacataaaagaatcagagcctcgtttcaaaaaagtttttatgatgaagagcatgAGCACAGAAATCCATTTTATCAGAGATTGAATACATTTGTATCAACAGAAGCTCAAAGACGTATTGCTGAAGAATACGACAAAGTTGAGTGGGTGGGTACTGACAAATCTATATGTGGGTGTTCTCTGAGAAGGACATACGGATTACCTTGTGCTTGTGAATTgggacaatataaattaatgggtgaaccaattcctctagattctgtgcatattcaatggagaaaattaagcatggaaTGTGAACTCACTCAAGACACAGAAGATGGATCAGAGTTGGATATGTCTACTGAGATGAATGCCTTATGGAAACGCTTTCGATCACTTGATGTTATTGGGAAACGAGTGTTGAAGAGTAAAGTGCGTGAACTTGCTTTTCCAAGTACAAGTTCAATATGTCCACCACCTGAAAAAGTCAAAACCAAAGGAAGAGTGAAGAAGAGTAAGGGTATGAAGCCAGatggatatgatgtatatcgagacccttcttactttgagcatgttaatgcaacatatggTGAAGATATTGGTTCCCAACCCTCTCaatcaaagaagagacaagcctctcaatcaaagaaacacCCCTCTCAGTCatctcattcttcaaaaaatttgttattgacACAATTTCCTGATATTATTCAACCATACATTGATGGCATATTTGACGTGGCagctgatggaaattgtggttTTCGCGCTATTGCATTATTGCTTGGTTTCGGTGAAGAGTGTTGGTCTTTGGTCCGCAAGAGATTGGATCAAGAGATTGTTTCTCATGTAACTCCATATGATAGATTGTTCACAGGACGCATTATAGAAGTAAGAGATTCGTTGATGATATCCGGTATAGGTGTTCAACCCATGGATAAATGGTTGTCCATacctgatatgggttacgtgatagcgacatcatataatattattcttatcACGTTCGGTCTGACATTTTCAATGACTTTCTTTCCTATGAGGGGTTCACATTCCggatcgacaaaaaatgatcgcatttgttgtattggttttgttaatgGAAATCACTGGGTTCcg ttAAAGATGAAAGATGGATTTCCAATGCCAGACATTGCACCAGGTTGGAAGCAATATCGTACCAATGAAGCAACTTCTTGGGCAATATCATACACAGGCCGTCTACAACACTGGGGGTATTTATTAGGCCGGTTGTCACGTGTTACCCAAAATCCACCTACGGAACCCGTAGATGCAATGTCTTTAGATGAaccttaa